From a single Nicotiana tabacum cultivar K326 chromosome 8, ASM71507v2, whole genome shotgun sequence genomic region:
- the LOC107777635 gene encoding uncharacterized protein LOC107777635, translating into MGRAPCCDKSKVKRGPWSPEEDNTLKNYLEKNGTGGNWIALPQKAGLRRCGKSCRLRWLNYLRPDIKHGSFTEEEDNIILTLYGQIGSRWSVIAANLQGRTDNDVKNHWNTKLKKKLLAAENYTNLSSYNSSDLNHNFSINSFSRNYSTMDSNTFTSLMDPNLTNLNLVVPEMLVQESDQLFPLQSLLEIQENGAIQLAQDQEDGYVMDFSTGISSSYNYDLVNGFDFQEKFIGADDTNYSSSFSNYSTLVQLQAHNIPDIDQTFKGFEN; encoded by the exons ATGGGAAGAGCTCCTTGTTGTGACAAAAGTAAAGTTAAGAGAGGACCATGGTCTCCTGAAGAAGACAATACTCTCAAAAATTATCTTGAGAAAAATGGGACAGGTGGCAATTGGATTGCTCTCCCTCAAAAAGCAG GCCTAAGAAGATGTGGGAAGAGTTGCAGGCTAAGATGGCTAAATTACCTTAGACCAGACATTAAGCACGGAAGTTTTACTGAAGAAGAAGACAACATTATTTTAACACTCTATGGTCAAATTGGAAGCAG GTGGTCTGTGATAGCTGCAAATCTACAAGGAAGAACAGATAATGACGTGAAGAATCACTGGAatacaaaattgaagaaaaagcttTTGGCAGCTGAAAATTACACTAACCTTAGCAGCTATAATTCTAGTGATTTAAATCACAATTTTTCTATAAATTCCTTTTCAAGAAATTACTCTACTATGGATTCTAACACGTTCACTAGTCTAATGGACCCAAATTTAACTAATTTAAATTTGGTGGTTCCAGAAATGTTAGTTCAAGAATCAGATCAATTATTCCCTCTTCAAAGCCTGTTGGAAATTCAAGAAAATGGTGCAATTCAATTAGCTCAAGATCAAGAAGAtggttatgttatggattttagcACTGGAATTTCATCATCTTATAACTATGATTTAGTAAATGGCTTTGATTTTCAAGAGAAATTTATTGGAGCTGATGATACAAATTACTCCTCTAGCTTTTCCAATTATTCCACTTTGGTCCAGCTGCAAGCTCACAATATTCCTGACATTGATCAGACATTCAAAGGATTTGAAAATTAG